In Leptospira congkakensis, one DNA window encodes the following:
- a CDS encoding SMP-30/gluconolactonase/LRE family protein codes for MKKNIINSPSFHNYRNSSPIVIFFVSLILLSCRTPEEYFKNQIKGPVDLPYNPSIESIKSEGDPIKQNVTISGSNLPAQDEILLQEDLGRAFVASIDGWIWKVDLTTNLAEPFVKTPLLPGGMVFHPKNQDIIYMCLSRGKQHESNLNETPGIYELTISTKQIRKIGTRVPLVDKTKEPSNDQIGIFYSKGKETKIPISELNNTNSRNVEKADDLAISKDGERIYFTEPYDHPNAILGVSIQSKQEVLTLGRNGHLWKYDLKDNTASLIAHQYTYLDGILLEYSQKESEQESSILLNELSKSRLIRLHLTGDKSGKDELVIEGLPGFPDGMDRDPSGRIWIAIPVERSKLITWLHKHPFWKRLVLYIPEKLQPVSKKTSIIALSPNGTNPIYYSVHDGSLFSYIIVVVPGKEKLYLAVYQDGFKGFVTMPYPNNL; via the coding sequence ATGAAAAAAAATATTATAAACTCTCCTTCATTCCATAACTATCGAAACTCAAGTCCGATAGTTATATTCTTTGTATCTTTGATTTTATTATCTTGCAGAACACCAGAAGAATATTTTAAAAATCAAATCAAAGGCCCTGTTGATCTTCCTTACAATCCTTCCATAGAATCAATCAAATCCGAAGGTGATCCCATCAAACAAAATGTAACGATTAGTGGATCAAATTTACCGGCGCAAGATGAAATCCTTCTCCAGGAAGATTTAGGTAGAGCCTTTGTCGCTTCCATTGATGGATGGATTTGGAAAGTTGATCTAACCACTAACCTAGCGGAACCATTTGTGAAAACTCCGCTTCTACCTGGTGGTATGGTGTTTCATCCAAAAAATCAAGATATCATTTATATGTGTTTGTCACGTGGAAAACAACATGAAAGTAACCTCAACGAAACACCTGGGATTTACGAACTCACTATCTCCACAAAACAAATTCGTAAAATTGGCACACGAGTTCCCCTTGTGGACAAAACAAAAGAACCATCCAATGATCAAATTGGTATTTTTTATTCCAAAGGCAAAGAAACTAAAATTCCAATCAGCGAGTTAAATAATACTAACAGCCGCAATGTGGAAAAAGCAGACGACTTGGCGATTAGTAAAGACGGAGAAAGAATCTATTTCACAGAACCCTACGACCATCCAAATGCAATCCTTGGCGTGAGTATACAATCAAAACAAGAAGTTCTCACATTAGGACGAAATGGACATCTTTGGAAATATGATTTAAAAGATAACACCGCAAGTTTGATCGCACACCAGTATACTTACTTAGATGGAATTTTATTGGAATACTCGCAAAAAGAAAGCGAACAAGAATCCTCTATCTTACTGAATGAACTCTCAAAATCCAGACTCATTCGATTACACCTAACTGGCGATAAATCTGGAAAAGACGAACTAGTCATCGAAGGCCTTCCTGGATTTCCCGATGGTATGGATAGAGATCCAAGTGGACGGATTTGGATTGCCATCCCCGTAGAAAGATCCAAACTCATTACTTGGTTACACAAACATCCATTTTGGAAACGTCTCGTTCTCTACATCCCTGAAAAACTACAACCCGTATCAAAAAAAACAAGTATCATCGCACTGTCACCTAACGGTACAAATCCGATATACTATTCAGTCCACGACGGAAGTTTATTTTCTTATATCATCGTTGTTGTGCCAGGAAAAGAAAAACTATACCTAGCCGTTTACCAAGATGGCTTCAAAGGATTTGTCACGATGCCATACCCTAACAATCTATAG
- a CDS encoding SMP-30/gluconolactonase/LRE family protein, which yields MKFLFSINSIYSIYSIIFFLFIGCNSGNIKIGEAYKLGKVPDSILEVNQPDPFLNHLKIDFPELPGHDDLIFDNKNQIAYASGMDGWIWKLDFKTKSAEAWVKPPVNPAGLQFSNKSNESILACASRLGGVNYDATNRVGLYEINIKTKSVVPLLLNLPNLEKSDFETVYPEAKRPTFSLRNLNESNSRTFSLCNDLAVSKDGNRIYISEPFERPNAAMGSGAVPEAIGLYPHGKLWMYDRKQNTVSLIMSGFTFVDGIIIADHSSSKEESVIITETTKFRIIKANISGKQEGTFEILFENLPGLADGLERDSLGRIWVGIIKPRSGLINFVHNNPWLKPLLLSIPQRILPIAKKTGILLLDPSGKKALYYSMHDGSKIKDISVAVPNLNFLYFPSFDTTSRGLYSIPTDSLKLGEK from the coding sequence ATGAAATTTTTATTTTCTATAAACTCTATTTACTCTATCTATTCAATTATCTTTTTTCTATTCATTGGATGTAATTCCGGTAATATCAAAATTGGAGAAGCCTATAAACTAGGAAAAGTTCCTGATTCAATTCTAGAAGTAAACCAACCAGATCCTTTTTTGAACCATTTAAAAATCGACTTTCCTGAGTTACCTGGTCATGACGATCTTATCTTCGATAACAAAAATCAAATTGCTTATGCTTCCGGAATGGATGGATGGATTTGGAAATTAGATTTCAAAACAAAATCAGCAGAAGCTTGGGTAAAACCTCCCGTGAATCCAGCGGGCTTACAATTTTCAAACAAATCCAATGAATCCATACTCGCTTGTGCTTCAAGACTTGGTGGAGTTAATTATGATGCAACCAATCGCGTTGGTTTATATGAAATTAATATCAAAACAAAATCAGTGGTTCCGCTTTTACTCAACCTACCTAATTTAGAAAAATCAGATTTTGAAACAGTTTATCCAGAAGCAAAAAGACCTACGTTCTCTCTTCGAAATTTAAACGAATCCAATTCAAGAACCTTCTCCTTATGTAATGATCTCGCCGTATCTAAAGATGGAAATCGAATTTATATTTCAGAACCATTTGAAAGACCTAACGCAGCAATGGGAAGTGGTGCCGTTCCCGAGGCAATTGGACTTTATCCTCATGGCAAACTTTGGATGTATGATAGAAAACAAAATACAGTTTCTCTCATCATGAGTGGATTTACTTTTGTTGATGGCATCATCATTGCCGATCATTCCTCTTCTAAAGAAGAATCAGTCATCATCACGGAAACAACAAAGTTCAGAATCATCAAAGCAAACATCAGTGGCAAACAAGAAGGAACGTTTGAAATTTTATTCGAAAATCTTCCGGGACTTGCGGATGGTTTAGAACGAGATTCATTAGGTAGAATTTGGGTTGGGATCATCAAACCTCGTTCGGGTCTTATTAATTTTGTTCATAACAACCCGTGGCTAAAACCATTGTTATTATCGATTCCCCAACGAATCCTTCCCATCGCCAAAAAAACAGGGATTCTACTACTTGATCCATCCGGTAAAAAAGCTCTATATTATTCAATGCATGATGGTTCCAAAATCAAAGATATCTCCGTGGCAGTTCCCAATTTGAATTTTCTTTATTTTCCATCCTTTGACACAACCTCTAGAGGATTATATTCCATCCCTACCGATAGTTTAAAGTTAGGTGAAAAGTAA
- a CDS encoding M24 family metallopeptidase → MPLTQEKGLFSKLSSKFSKLNSESIRIPTPEQKAGFLKAQRLAYDCVTTVEKELVPGWTEKQTAKRMDEFLRDHGVKVFLHRPFAWFGEHARFDGYKRFTQFHPGKKILKEEESFILDVSPVVDGYIGDIGYSSSLIKNSELDKGMDYLLQLRKEIPNYFSSPMTPSEIWWKIDSDAKNAGFDNVHALYPFAVLGHRVYKVNLPNISFPLLPISFASWFSLQGSYEFLSHKVLPELLTPDHEGDKVGLWAIEPHLGRGKTGFKFEEILVVEKDKAYWLDNDVPHVNKYKTQKETI, encoded by the coding sequence ATGCCCTTAACCCAAGAAAAAGGATTGTTTTCCAAACTCTCCTCGAAATTTTCAAAATTAAATTCTGAATCAATCAGAATTCCTACACCAGAACAGAAAGCCGGCTTTTTAAAAGCTCAAAGACTTGCTTATGATTGTGTTACCACAGTTGAAAAAGAATTAGTTCCTGGTTGGACAGAAAAACAAACCGCAAAACGTATGGATGAATTTTTACGGGATCATGGGGTTAAAGTATTTTTACATAGACCTTTTGCTTGGTTCGGCGAACACGCAAGATTCGATGGATACAAACGTTTCACTCAATTCCATCCTGGCAAAAAAATCTTAAAGGAAGAAGAATCTTTTATTCTAGATGTTTCACCTGTGGTAGATGGTTACATAGGTGATATTGGATATTCATCATCGCTAATCAAAAATTCTGAACTCGATAAAGGTATGGATTATCTATTACAACTTCGAAAAGAAATTCCAAACTATTTTAGTTCACCTATGACTCCTTCTGAAATTTGGTGGAAAATTGATTCCGATGCAAAAAATGCCGGATTCGATAATGTACATGCATTGTATCCTTTTGCAGTACTAGGCCATCGTGTTTATAAAGTAAACCTTCCCAATATTTCCTTTCCTTTGTTGCCAATTAGTTTTGCAAGTTGGTTTAGCTTACAAGGATCTTACGAATTTTTATCACACAAAGTTTTACCAGAACTCTTAACTCCTGACCATGAAGGAGATAAAGTTGGACTTTGGGCTATCGAACCACATTTAGGAAGAGGAAAAACTGGTTTTAAATTTGAAGAAATCTTAGTAGTGGAAAAAGACAAAGCCTATTGGTTAGACAACGATGTCCCACATGTAAACAAATACAAAACACAAAAGGAAACAATATGA
- a CDS encoding helix-turn-helix transcriptional regulator — MFATNNMQTDFHSHYAATLAISLEKEIMIETDLGKQFYRVALVGPNTHHRTISPGVEMVALLIDPETYEFGSISKHISSGEVKRLDIQNFLPLMDSLKALYYGDLNDTEATKLQLNLLRTVYPFDTLETSIDPRIQKIAQKIRMEIPNSIRMKEIGKDFSISEDRLIRLFKENLGIPLRRYLLWVRILRAVKELKAGNNLTDAAHAAGFSDSAHFSRTFKENFGFIPSLFFGHLKTAEVRFCEPNEIL, encoded by the coding sequence ATGTTTGCAACAAACAACATGCAGACTGATTTTCATTCCCATTATGCTGCCACACTCGCCATTTCACTCGAAAAAGAAATCATGATCGAAACAGATTTGGGTAAACAATTTTACCGAGTCGCACTTGTTGGCCCCAACACTCATCATCGAACCATTTCTCCTGGGGTTGAAATGGTGGCACTACTGATAGATCCAGAAACTTACGAATTTGGTTCTATCTCAAAACATATATCTTCAGGTGAAGTCAAACGTTTAGACATCCAAAATTTTTTACCCTTAATGGATTCTCTTAAAGCACTGTATTATGGTGATTTAAATGATACCGAAGCCACCAAACTTCAATTAAATTTACTTCGTACGGTTTATCCATTTGATACCTTAGAAACAAGTATTGATCCAAGAATTCAAAAAATTGCTCAAAAAATTAGAATGGAAATTCCGAATAGCATTCGGATGAAAGAAATTGGAAAAGACTTTTCCATTTCAGAAGATAGATTGATTCGATTGTTTAAAGAAAACTTAGGTATTCCACTGCGAAGATATTTGTTATGGGTGAGAATTCTACGAGCAGTCAAAGAATTAAAAGCAGGCAATAATCTGACTGACGCGGCTCATGCAGCAGGTTTTTCCGATTCGGCTCATTTTTCTAGAACATTCAAAGAAAATTTTGGATTTATCCCTTCTTTATTTTTTGGACATCTCAAAACAGCAGAAGTTCGCTTCTGTGAACCAAACGAAATTCTTTAA
- a CDS encoding iron chaperone, which yields MKSTKIPKSIDEYIENFPKDVQNILQKIRSTIQKEAPEAKEIISYAMPTFALNGNLVHFAAYAKHIGFYALPSGNIAFQKEISKYKFGKGSIQFPLSEPIPYVLIKKIVKFRVAENLEKTKKKAQKKKTTHPQKTISKK from the coding sequence ATGAAATCGACTAAGATTCCTAAATCAATCGATGAATATATAGAAAATTTTCCGAAGGATGTTCAAAACATCCTTCAGAAAATTCGAAGTACAATTCAAAAAGAAGCACCAGAAGCAAAGGAAATCATCAGTTACGCAATGCCAACATTTGCGTTGAATGGAAATTTGGTTCATTTTGCAGCATATGCAAAACATATAGGATTTTATGCTCTTCCTTCAGGGAACATTGCCTTCCAAAAAGAAATTTCAAAATATAAATTTGGAAAAGGCTCCATTCAATTTCCGTTAAGTGAACCGATTCCCTATGTTTTGATCAAAAAAATTGTTAAATTTAGAGTTGCTGAGAATTTAGAAAAAACTAAGAAAAAAGCTCAAAAAAAAAAGACTACCCATCCCCAAAAAACGATCTCGAAAAAATGA
- a CDS encoding MATE family efflux transporter: MTSASLWNDLKKALAGSEEDYTEVSIRKALFLLSVPMVLELVLESVFAVVDIYFVSALGASAVATVGLTETYLFLLYSVAMGLSFSVTAVVARRIGEKEKDKAGVAAVQSIWIAILASIPFAIAGIFFSKELLALMGGDEWVLTEGYHYMQWMLGGNIVIVLLFLINAVFRGAGDAAISMRVLWISNGLNIVLDPILIFGWGPIPAYGITGAAIATNLGRGIGVLFQLWLLFQGGKHIRILKSHLKIEWETIQGLLKTSLGGIGQMIVGMTSWIFIMRILSEFGSQTVAGATIAMRTMMFTMMPSWGMSNAVATLVGQNLGAGKPERAEQSVWFTGFCNMGYLIIVAIVYYFYGENLIAIFTDDKEVIHIGGEWLQIVSYSYFIYAWWMAAGQAFNGAGDTITPTKINVVFFWIIQIPLAYILGKHLAFGPTGVFWAIMISETSVGIFTLWLFTKGSWKQAKV, from the coding sequence ATGACAAGCGCTAGTTTATGGAATGATTTAAAAAAAGCCCTCGCCGGTTCAGAAGAAGACTATACTGAAGTCAGCATTCGTAAGGCCCTATTTCTCCTTTCAGTTCCGATGGTATTGGAACTTGTATTAGAATCTGTATTTGCTGTTGTCGATATATACTTTGTGAGTGCTCTAGGTGCTTCCGCAGTTGCAACCGTTGGTCTTACGGAAACTTATTTATTTCTATTGTATTCAGTAGCAATGGGTCTTTCTTTTTCTGTCACGGCAGTTGTTGCAAGAAGGATTGGTGAAAAAGAAAAAGATAAAGCAGGAGTTGCTGCAGTTCAATCCATTTGGATCGCGATCCTTGCTTCCATTCCTTTTGCCATTGCAGGTATCTTTTTCTCTAAAGAACTTTTGGCACTGATGGGTGGAGATGAATGGGTACTGACAGAAGGTTACCACTATATGCAATGGATGTTAGGTGGGAATATCGTAATCGTATTACTCTTTTTGATCAACGCAGTTTTTCGTGGGGCCGGTGATGCAGCAATCTCCATGAGAGTATTATGGATTTCCAATGGATTAAATATCGTTTTAGATCCTATTTTAATTTTTGGGTGGGGACCCATTCCTGCGTACGGAATCACAGGTGCAGCCATTGCCACAAACTTAGGACGTGGGATTGGTGTATTGTTTCAATTATGGTTATTATTCCAAGGTGGAAAACACATTCGAATTCTCAAGTCTCATCTAAAAATTGAATGGGAGACAATCCAAGGTTTATTAAAAACTTCTCTTGGTGGAATTGGCCAAATGATTGTGGGAATGACATCTTGGATTTTTATCATGAGAATCCTTTCCGAGTTTGGAAGCCAAACCGTTGCTGGAGCCACCATCGCAATGAGAACCATGATGTTTACCATGATGCCTTCCTGGGGGATGTCCAATGCAGTGGCAACCTTAGTGGGCCAAAACCTTGGAGCTGGAAAACCAGAACGGGCGGAACAATCAGTATGGTTTACAGGATTCTGTAACATGGGTTATTTGATCATTGTTGCGATAGTGTATTACTTCTACGGTGAAAATTTAATTGCGATCTTTACCGATGATAAAGAAGTAATTCACATTGGTGGAGAATGGTTACAAATTGTATCCTATTCGTATTTTATTTACGCTTGGTGGATGGCAGCTGGACAGGCATTTAATGGTGCAGGTGATACCATCACTCCCACAAAAATCAACGTAGTTTTCTTTTGGATCATTCAAATCCCTTTGGCTTATATATTAGGAAAACATTTAGCATTTGGTCCCACTGGAGTTTTCTGGGCGATAATGATTTCAGAAACTTCTGTTGGTATATTTACGCTTTGGTTGTTCACTAAGGGAAGTTGGAAACAAGCCAAGGTTTAA